One Candida dubliniensis CD36 chromosome 1, complete sequence genomic region harbors:
- a CDS encoding autophagy-related protein [18], putative (Similar to S. cerevisiae ATG18;~Similar to C. albicans ATG18) produces the protein MLQTSSSSATASLQQQLSKQYANSFSNDGSSFSSRNNQQYSEIVNYITFNQDASCITIGLKNGYKIFNCQPNFGRSFQFKNDESTGIVEMLYCTSLLATVAQGEEIGSSPRKLKIINTKTKSTICDLIFPSTILQVKLTNTRLIVVLEDQIYLYDITTMKLLHTIETSPNLNGLSAISYNDSNSYLAYPSPPKTITHDSLLASGINTNGGSNSTQNNISSVSNTPNRVGDVIIFNLTSLQPISVIEAHKSTIASMAFSNSGLFLATASDKGTIVRVFDVATGTKIYQFRRGTYPTKIYSLRFSADDKYVLATSSSLTVHIFRLGEEEALETKHKKKKKPAVATILEEETEGSPSNEQNKSTKRNSEEFEEVRDDGDDSDVDDEDEDIDDESIEVIPAKQRKLSQGSTNSYTSVNSEDVQSNSPKTEPLIDQNRLSMARIIRRSSQTLGRKAAQKMGDFLPSRFSSILEPTRNFASLKINAHSKDTKSVAVMNNVLQQDLIPQTYLATDNASAKQDLMEVSLFHIYVVTTEGMLYIYGLDPERGGDCILLNSHCILDEY, from the coding sequence ATGCTACAAACACTGTCAAGTTCAGCTACTGCTAGTTTACAGCAACAACTTTCAAAGCAATATGCCAATAGTTTTAGCAATGACGGGtcatcattttcaagtagaaacaatcaacaatacAGCGAGATAGTCAACTATATCACTTTTAATCAAGATGCATCATGTATAACTATTGGATTAAAGAACGGGTACAAGATTTTTAATTGCCAACCAAACTTTGGCAGGAGTTTCCAATTCAAGAATGATGAAAGCACAGGAATAGTTGAGATGTTGTATTGTACTTCATTGTTGGCAACAGTAGCTCAGGGTGAAGAAATTGGATCATCTCCCagaaaattaaagattATCAACACAAAGACCAAATCAACTATTtgtgatttgattttcccACTGACAATATTGCAAGTGAAACTAACAAATACCCGATTAATCGTGGTTCTAGAAGACCAAATTTACCTATACGATATCACCACTATGAAATTGTTACACACTATTGAAACGAGCCCTAATCTCAATGGATTATCTGCCATCTCGTACAATGACTCCAACAGTTATCTAGCATACCCGTCACCCCCGAAAACAATTACCCACGATTCTCTATTGGCTTCTGGTATTAACACAAACGGTGGCAGTAATTCCacacaaaataatatttcatcCGTGAGTAATACTCCAAACAGAGTCGGCGATgtgataatttttaatttaactTCTCTACAACCCATTTCAGTTATCGAAGCACATAAATCTACTATAGCATCGATGGCTTTCTCAAATAGCGGGTTATTTTTGGCAACTGCCAGTGACAAGGGAACAATTGTTCGTGTTTTTGATGTTGCTACAGGTACTAAAATTTACCAATTCAGAAGAGGTACATATCCAACCAAAATCTATTCGCTTCGATTCAGTGCTGATGATAAATATGTGTTGGCAACAAGCTCAAGTTTAACCGTGCATATATTTAGATTAGGTGAGGAAGAGGCGTTGGAAACtaaacataaaaaaaagaagaaaccaGCTGTTGCAACTATTCTAGAGGAAGAAACAGAGGGTTCACCATCAAatgaacaaaataaaagtaCAAAACGCAACTCTGAGGAATTTGAAGAAGTAAGAGATGATGGCGACGATTCAGATGTCGATGAcgaagatgaagatatCGACGACgaatcaattgaagtaATACCAGCAAAACAAAGGAAGCTCTCACAAGGCTCGACAAATTCATACACCAGTGTCAATTCCGAAGACGTTCAAAGTAATTCGCCAAAGACTGAACctttaattgatcaaaatcGTCTCTCCATGGCCAGAATAATCAGACGATCGTCTCAGACCCTCGGTAGAAAGGCAGCCCAAAAAATGGGAGACTTCCTACCATCAAGATTTTCCTCAATATTGGAAccaacaagaaattttgCATCTTTAAAAATCAATGCTCACTCTAAAGATACCAAATCAGTTGCTGTTATGAATAATGTTTTGCAACAAGATCTAATTCCACAAACATATTTAGCTACTGATAATGCAAGTGCTAAGCAAGACTTAATGGAGGTCAGCTTATTTCATATTTATGTGGTTACCACGGAAGGCATGCTTTACATTTATGGTCTAGATCCTGAACGTGGTGGTGATTGTATATTGCTTAATCTGCACTGTATACTTGATGAATACTGA